The genomic window GCACGGCCGCGTACCCGGCCGGGACTTCCTCCTGCGCCTGGCGGTCCACGACGGCGCGCATCTGCGTATCGAGGTGACCGACACCCGGGGTGAACAGCGTCCGCCCCTGCCCGGAGCCGTCGACGTGCCGGTGGACGACGCCGAATCGGGACGCGGTCTGCTGATCGTCGAAGCGCTCGCGGACCGCTGGGGCATCGACATGGGGCCCGTTCCGCGCACGACGGTCTGGGCTGAACTCGACATGGTGCGGAACTGAGAATCCTGATCGACCGGCTGACCGCAGAGGAGGGCAGGCGGGCCGCTTCACACCCCGCTGTACTCGATGAGGGAGCGGGAATCGATCAGGGGTGACGAAAAAGTGCCTTCCTCCGCGATCCGGAGGCTCTGAGGTAAGCCTGTCGTCCCGCTCGGGAAGGCACTTTCACTTTGACGCTCGCGATCCGGATGCCCTAGCACCCGAAAGGCGGAGGCTGGTCGCAGGAATCAGAAGCGTCCCGCGACCTTCCAGTAGATGTAGCCATCCTGAGAGGTCATCAGCCAGCAGATGCCCTTTCCGACCTG from Streptomyces sp. NBC_01341 includes these protein-coding regions:
- a CDS encoding ATP-binding protein — protein: MAAHGGDQRRVRLVIGVDFPAGLVRWGLPTDPAAHIVAELAANAVEHGRVPGRDFLLRLAVHDGAHLRIEVTDTRGEQRPPLPGAVDVPVDDAESGRGLLIVEALADRWGIDMGPVPRTTVWAELDMVRN